Genomic DNA from Peribacillus simplex NBRC 15720 = DSM 1321:
AATGATAGGTACGGTTTTAGTGCTGGCGATTGGGGGATGCGTTTGGTTTTTCATGAAGGACAATGCTGAGCCTGTAATTGCAAAGTCGGTGACGGCTACAGTTGAAAAAGGAGATCTTGAAGTTCAAATAAGCGGTTCCGGATCGGTCGCCGCAATCAATAGTGAGGACATCACTTCCTCTGTAACGGATGAAGTGGATGAAGTCCTTGTAGCGAAGAATGAATTGGTTGAGAAAGATGATGAACTCATTACCTTCACGGATGGAAGTGACCCGATAACGGCCCCATTCGATGGAACCGTGACAACATTGGATGTAGAAGAAGGGGATCGTGTATCAAGCAGTGAAGTGGTGGCACATGTTACGGATTATAAAAAATTGAAAACCACGATCAGTGTTGATGAATTGGATGTTCCAAGTGTTAAAAAAGGACAAACAGTTGAAATTAAAGCCAGTGCTTTTGAAGATGAAACGTTTACAGGAAAAGTGACCAGTGTAGCAAAGGAAGGTACATATGAGAATGGAGTTTCTTCGTTCGATGTCACAATCAAAATTGAAAAACCCGGAGATATAAAAATTGGGATGTCGACTGAAGTAAGCATTTTGACGAATAGTGTAAAAGATGCTTTATATGTTCCGATTGAAGCAGTCCAAATTGACGGTGAAGAGAAATATGTGAATATACAACAATCCGGAACAACTGAAGGTGCTGCTAGTACAAAGACAGTGGTGGAGACTGGGATCAGCAATGATAGGTATATTGAAATAACTTCGGGTGTTGAAGAAGGCCAGTTTGTTTCCTTGCCTATTACCATCAATGAAAGCTCCACTGGCAGTGGCGGCGAAGGAATGAGGGGAGGCCAAGGAGGCGAAGTAAGAATGCAGAGCGGCAGCGGAATGCCGAGCGGCGGGATGCCAAGCAGTGGCGGAATGCCAAGTGGCAAGGGAGGTCAGTAAAATGGCGAAACCCATCATAAAAATTAAGAACATGTCTAAATCATATGAATTAGGCGGAGAAACGGTTAAGGCACTTCAAGATGTCTGTCTTACAATCGATAAAGGCGATTTCATTTCCATCATCGGACCTTCTGGATCAGGGAAATCGACGTTCATGAATATGATTGGCTGCCTTGACAAGCCTGACATAGGTGAATATCTTCTTGATGGAAAAGAAGTGGAAAAGATGAAGGATAATGAGTTAGCCGCCATTCGTAATATTAAAATAGGATTTATCTTTCAAAATTTCAACCTGTTGGCAAAACTGACAGCGTTGGAGAATGTCGAACTTCCCCTGGTTTATAGAGGGGCAAGCGTGAAGGAAAGAAGAGAAGTGGCCAATGCGTGTCTTGATATGGTTGGCCTGAGTGACCGGAAGAATCATTTGCCGACCCAACTGTCGGGTGGACAGCAGCAAAGAGTTGCGATTGCAAGGGCACTTGCCGGTAACCCTCCCGTTTTATTGGCGGATGAGCCGACGGGGGCTCTGGATAGTAAAACGAGTAAAGAAGTGCTGCAGATGCTGAAAGAATTGAACGAAAAGGGACAAACAATCATTCTTATAACCCATGACTTGGAAGTGGCAAAAGAAGCAACTCGTGTCGTTCGGATACAGGATGGTCAGCTATTTGAAAACGGAGGTGATTGGATTGAACTTGAGCGAATCAATGAAGATGGCTATACGCAGTATCAAAACCAATAAAGTCAGAGCATTTTTAACCATGCTCGGGATCATTATTGGAGTTGCTTCCGTAATCGTTCTGGTTTCGATTGGGCAGGGTTCCTCACAGTCCGTTCAGGATGAGATCAATAGCCTGGGAACGAACCTGATAACGGTAAGTGTCACGGATACCGACTCCGTGGAGCTGACGGATGATACAATTGAACAGTTTAAAGATCTGAACGGGATATCGGAAGTGGCGCCTGTGGTCACTGGGCGCGTTTATGCAAAAAACGGGGAAGCTACAGCGCAGGTTTCAATGACCGGTGCAACTTCCTCCTACTTATCGGTTAGGGATTTAGAGCTCAGTCAGGGCCGGTTCTTGACGGATATGGAAACGGAATTACGCTCCAAGGTCGTTGTCCTGGGATCGGATACAGCCAACACGCTTTTTGAAAATCAAAAAGCTGTGGACCAGAACGTTCTTATCGGTGGCGTTTCCTATCGAGTGATCGGTGTGCTGAAATCGGTAGGCACCTCAATGGGATCGAGCGGGGATGATGTAATCATTGCACCGATCACCACTGCCGAACGGGCTACAGGCAGCACGACAATCGGAACCGTATATTTAAAAGCGGAGAACGAGAATATCATAGATAGGGCGATGTATCAGGTACAAGGTACGATGACCACATCATTCCCAGAACAGAGTGATAACTATTCGGTCTCCAATCAA
This window encodes:
- a CDS encoding HlyD family efflux transporter periplasmic adaptor subunit, translated to MKKLIMIGTVLVLAIGGCVWFFMKDNAEPVIAKSVTATVEKGDLEVQISGSGSVAAINSEDITSSVTDEVDEVLVAKNELVEKDDELITFTDGSDPITAPFDGTVTTLDVEEGDRVSSSEVVAHVTDYKKLKTTISVDELDVPSVKKGQTVEIKASAFEDETFTGKVTSVAKEGTYENGVSSFDVTIKIEKPGDIKIGMSTEVSILTNSVKDALYVPIEAVQIDGEEKYVNIQQSGTTEGAASTKTVVETGISNDRYIEITSGVEEGQFVSLPITINESSTGSGGEGMRGGQGGEVRMQSGSGMPSGGMPSSGGMPSGKGGQ
- a CDS encoding ABC transporter ATP-binding protein codes for the protein MAKPIIKIKNMSKSYELGGETVKALQDVCLTIDKGDFISIIGPSGSGKSTFMNMIGCLDKPDIGEYLLDGKEVEKMKDNELAAIRNIKIGFIFQNFNLLAKLTALENVELPLVYRGASVKERREVANACLDMVGLSDRKNHLPTQLSGGQQQRVAIARALAGNPPVLLADEPTGALDSKTSKEVLQMLKELNEKGQTIILITHDLEVAKEATRVVRIQDGQLFENGGDWIELERINEDGYTQYQNQ
- a CDS encoding ABC transporter permease; this translates as MKTEVIGLNLSESMKMAIRSIKTNKVRAFLTMLGIIIGVASVIVLVSIGQGSSQSVQDEINSLGTNLITVSVTDTDSVELTDDTIEQFKDLNGISEVAPVVTGRVYAKNGEATAQVSMTGATSSYLSVRDLELSQGRFLTDMETELRSKVVVLGSDTANTLFENQKAVDQNVLIGGVSYRVIGVLKSVGTSMGSSGDDVIIAPITTAERATGSTTIGTVYLKAENENIIDRAMYQVQGTMTTSFPEQSDNYSVSNQEDLMDTMSSVSDTFTLMLGGIASISLLVGGIGIMNIMLVSVSERTKEIGIRKAIGANRKSILLQFLIEAMVLSCLGGLLGVGIGLGIAKLISVFSSLTISYSWSVTLFAFLFSILIGIMFGVFPANKASRLNPIQALRHE